The Engystomops pustulosus chromosome 2, aEngPut4.maternal, whole genome shotgun sequence genomic interval ACCCATACAACCTGGCGGTCATGGCTTTGGAGAGATACATAGCAATTTGCTTTCCACTTAAACATGTCATTTTATGTACTGCCAAACGGACATATTCCATCATGATGGTGATGTGGCTTGTTGGTCTCCTCCCAGGTGTAGCGGACTTTGTTATCTTTAGTCGTTTGGTTCAGAATGATTTTTACTCCAACCAACTCTTATGCAAACAAGAAGGATTTATTGTTCAGCCTTTGCAGAACACCTTAAGATCCTCCATCTACTTTAGTAGTCTTTTTTTGGTGGCCTTCGTCATACTATTCACCTACATCAAGGTCATGTTGGTGGCTCGGAAAAGTGGTTCTGGTAAATCGTCTGCCTCCAGGGCTAGCAGAACTCTTATACTTCACTCATTTCAGCTCATTTTATGCATGATGTCACTAACCACTTCAGTTACAGAGTCTTATCGTGGAGATTATGTTGGCACCTTGACCATGGCCAACTTTTTGTTGTTCATGTGTTTTCCAAGGCTCCTCAGCCCTCTTATCTATGGATTCAGGGATGAGGTGTTTAACAAGTGCATCAAAAAGATGTATTCTAGGAACCTTTAATCGTCCAGGTTTTTAAACATCTACCACTGTTTATGATTTCAAAGATGTCAACAAAGAAGGACACTACCAAAATCGTATTATGGCACACATCAGGATCTATTGTTTGACTTTCTTTGGTTTCATTGATGAAGGCCTTGAGAATAAAACCCTTAAAACATTgatctttttcattttatttttaataaaagttgTGTGAAGTACCTTCACGGGGGATCATGTTCTTTGGATGACCAAGAAAAACTGAGACATGTCTCCATCTTTCAAGATGCAAATAATAGTGCCAAGACAGTGCCAGTCATGGTACCTTCAAGAAAGTACAGTGTACCCATAAGATCACAGATGGATGGTTCCTAAAATGTCAGGATgaaatacataaataatactgtactatGAGTCATGTCAAGATACCCACATAAATAGCCATGAAGTGGTTATTAGTGCCAGCCAACATTGCCTCATTTTCTACATCACAGGGTTCTTGCTGTCTTTTTAGAGTCACATATCTTTGTATGTTTGGTTTAGTAATAGTA includes:
- the LOC140117017 gene encoding odorant receptor 131-2-like — its product is MTVNSTVLYNNVTQMSIFTAKTFEIIRLIFTVITIFCFCIFLYFMTVLLIVYFTTPHVRDNSRYILFAHMLINDTLYLILTLFLSLAFLFNLYIQVPMCYFLLTLATSSFRVNPYNLAVMALERYIAICFPLKHVILCTAKRTYSIMMVMWLVGLLPGVADFVIFSRLVQNDFYSNQLLCKQEGFIVQPLQNTLRSSIYFSSLFLVAFVILFTYIKVMLVARKSGSGKSSASRASRTLILHSFQLILCMMSLTTSVTESYRGDYVGTLTMANFLLFMCFPRLLSPLIYGFRDEVFNKCIKKMYSRNL